The genomic interval tgttATAATGGAGAAGTATGTTTGCCGTCGTCATAACAGACCAGaaacaaagggggtaagtttctaaagaaactctggtgctgcgtcagtgggggtAACCAGGTGATTTGATAATATTAACTaagttgaaattgtaaattggccacctaaaaagttcaaaagctgacgtttcgagccttaGCTCTTCATCAGactaatgaagggctaacgctcgaaacgtcagcttttgaactctttacggtggccaatttataatttcaacttagttgatattaCCAGAAACAGAACAGTTTGTAATTACATTTCTAACGACGATTACTAACAATTAAGGTTTATTCATAAAAACATTGGGTTGTTATGTACTCCCATGTAGGATAGAAGATATATTTGTATCTGGTGTAAATATTATCTGCGTGTGCTAGGCTAGCTTTTTGTATTTCCAATGGTAGAAAATTTACCCGATCAAATCTGTTGAACTCAccgatcatttttttcttaattaataacAAGTTGTGAggaaacaaagtctttgtttattgagtAACAACAATTGGCGCTAACCGCACGGCTcctaaaatacaacaacgctCAGTAAATTAAGGCATTTCATGTAACATCTGTATGGATAAGGATAAATGGGTTGATCTCACCAACCTTCCTTCCTAATTAAAAAAgagttatgaagaaaaaagtctttgtttattgattcaCCGCAATAAGCACTTATCGTATGGCCCCCAAAATACAATAACGCGCAATAGATTGaggcggtttttttttataacatccGTTTACAGGATTTTTCAGCTATGATTCACTTACATAGGAAAGTAAACTGAGGTTAACGAATGTGTAGTTATATTCTCTCCAATGCTAGAGGCGACACGTGTTGGAATAAAGGAGAAACTACAACAATACGTCTTTCTTTGTGCTGCCCACTAGTCTTCGTTAaggaaaaaactatttttaattcatgttatgCAGGGCAGGGTTTTTAttcgttttactttgttttttttatgtttttatttattttttttaacaaattcaaattcgtGTCAGACTGGGTTGGTGCGAGGCTGCGTGTCGGCTTTTATTTGGTGTGGGATGCCTTTGATCTGTAACCAAACCGGTTAGACCGTCTGCGACAGTGGGACAAGGGTGTTCAGATAACggggaaaaatgcatttgtcaaATCATTTATTATCACGTGAAACACAGCGCAGCAAACGAACAAATCGAGCTTACTCATACTGAAGAGGGGGAAATTGACGAGTGTGTTTCccataattcttaaaaaaacatatttgacttaaaaaacctaaacattttttgtatcgctttcaatatttgtcctcgtagctatctttccttccataacgtttttatcttaaacatttttcctgtAAGTGTACTTCTGTTTCCCAGAggtatttttcaaatgtaaataactaaactaaactggagGTTGACTGAAAACTCAAAAGTTAGTTAGCTTCCagactctttattttttcaattcctcacTCGTTACTAACcctaaaatacaacaacgctTTGACATCACCGGCACGCTTCTATCTTAACAACTGCGTGAAGAGATCTTTTCCAGTTAAGTAATGTTCCAGATAAGTGCTAAGAGAGGTATTACATACAGCAAAAAAAGCGGAAGATCTCAATGAGAAAgtactgaaaatgttttccattcaaaaatacttcttaaatttCATTGTTAGTTTGTTCTGTGCTTATCATATTGCCTTTTGTTCTAGTGCATAAACGATTTCCATTTTTTGCGTTATCATTTGCGACCTCGATACCTCTCCCAgttaataaatggaaaattacttgtcttcttttaaaagataatatgtcaagacaaacttgacaatCATAATATCTTCTGGGTCCATGTGATCCAGTTCACAGCGCGGGATATTTGCTGCTACTTCCCCCTCCTTTATCTCCTTCGCCGGGAAAGGGAAAACCTTCTCCTCGCAGGAATCAGGCATCAATACTATTCTGTAGACATTAAGCGTAAAGTCATTAATGATTTGTGgtgaatcatgataaagttgattttctttttaacagtttttaagTTCGGAGACATGGTTTTAGATTTCCTCACTCCTGTATGGAAAAATTACGATATTGATAGTCGTTGTAAAATACGCCAGCTAAATGCAAGTACTTTGGCTTATCAGCAGCGATCATTTATCCTCTGTACTGCGTTCCAGAGTGAGAATCTATCCTTAATTACAAAGATGAGTCCCTAACCTCGTTCCTACTACCACTGCCGTCACTGCGGACACCAGTTCCAAGGAAAGTCCTGCAAATCGTATATGCGCCctctgttgaagtcctaaatgtaataactgtcctaaatgtaataaagtcctaaatgtaataacatttggtcctaagtgtaataaagtcctaaatgtaataacgtttggtcctaaatgtaataagcttccaatgcaatcgtttaactgcgctagcGCACTGTTGTTATAGcagacatccacattgagatgttaaagtgacagctgttgcaccaaagaatcctctgaccaatccTCAAGGCATATTGCGGGCTCGCTGATGTTAATCAGCATCTTTTTATATGCttaagacgtaggttgagaagcattgtctacaaaaccttatactgatgtgcttttggcatcaaattgacagaCGCAAAAACAATGAGAACGCTGACCAAgagctctctttatatcattggctcaaaCTCTTAAGTgaaacagattttgacgataacttgtgtgatcagtgctgaagttaacacctTATGAACCGCGTTACAAGAAAAAGGTAGTCCACTGACCTATACGTCTgacaaattccgggctcggaagtgcattttttgtactgtcttcccttgcaAGATTTGTATGAGTCTGCATGAAATATATTCCTATGcattattgaccaagcgtgacgtcaaatggctggatattggccgagttttttatttgtttttgcgtttttagggactgagacgaagtcttggtccaaaaaaaaggagaaaaagaacgaggctaatatccagtcatcttgaccgaacaagcttggtcaatgcaagagagtttatattctcttggcttaaacGTTAAgggattcattgtatagcaaaagatttcgctttgataagaatcaagaatgacttgtttatttcgagagccgagagtgaaagccaactgtttTTGTAGtacaataaacccaagaggtcgtttaattttttctaagtATATGTCGACATTGTCCAAAATTTACGAACTTTGTGAGTTTTCTTGCGCAGTATCAATTCGGGGAATCTCGAACGGGCGAGGGAATTATCTTGCCCGCTCAGGTatccaatcagaacacaggattcacttcatcttgcccgcgggcgctgctagctatatgataaagtgacttacagagctagatatctactgaccaatcatatcttatcccatttcacgatcacaggtctcgacatgtGGCTTTTTTTCCACGCGAGCGTCAAATTGAACTCTTGAGCTACAgcattcaacacatgatggtcagttgatggtctaatgaaccattctttttttttcctttagccccttaagacaggttcatcagttcccgaaccgaaatatcGGGAAAAAATATATACCGCAGTCAAtctcaagtttttatttcatttttttgtcttcatctcttctccccgtcgtgaggggagaaaatgaatagataaataaataaatgaaaaaagatagctcaacagtttccacttatagtcatatggtacatgaactgttACCGAGGCGGAGtgaagccatagagggctagaaatgcaaCATCctaggttcaaaattgaataaatcaagataGTCATTCTTataaatgaactcaaatgcttcattaaatCATTTGACACAGAATAACATTGATGttcaaaatttcagtaacactactgataataatacttttggattaacatgtgatacagcgaaatcattcaaactgctctaaaatggtgcatcagtACTAAcgactttaacacgaacgataacatcaacaatagcatgctagtttaTCATCAATTGCCGTCAATTTCTCTTCCAAAAAATTCCAatgattacgtaccaatcgagTTCATCCACTTGAACTTCCAGCCAAGCATTAGCCCACTTTGGActagaaatgattttcttcagcTCGATCAATAGACCGCTTAAAGGACCATACTTTTTTAGAAGGCTTCGAGCGCTGATTAAACAAGACTTCAATCCACCAGAAACATGAAGCCTTGGTAGAAATCGTTTCAGACGTTGCACCGACGCCCTGAATCGTGTATTAACTTTACGTAATGTTTGGTATGTGTGGCATGCATTACCAGCAAACAGGATGGCCGATGACGCTAACACTATTTCTaagattttttctaaaacttCATTGGGAAGTTTTCCAATGTGACATTCGTCATCTCCTCTCGCCACAAATAAGTCGATGTCTACATCTGAAACAAACTGAACCTCCATCAGCTTATCACCATCATTCGCTATACCATTGTCGACTTCATTTTGCAATTCATACTCTGTCTCGTTTGTTCGGCTTCCACGAGTAAGTCCCTTAGCTGTATCTGTAGCAATGTCCGTGTCGTCACCAATGCCGACGATACTGTCAAGTCCAGTTTTTGCGTCAGAGTCACCCATTTCAAAATCAACGACGTCCTGCTCTATGTGCATTTCATTTGCATAATCCTCGGGGATTTCTCCTTCTCCTGGGTCATTCTCATCGTATTCTTTTTCACTGGTGTCGTTGTGATCCGCAACTTGTTCCAAGCTCACATAGTGTTCGCCTTGGTTCTCAGCAAGATGTCCAAGGTACACGGTAGCTGCTGAAACACTTGCTGACAGACTGAACACATGCTGCCCACCAACTCCTAGAGAGGAAACTATTTGGATATCGATATTATACAAGTTTGCTGCTGCATAAAGCGTAATCTGATCCCCATAGGTCCCATCTCGCGCCATATGAGTTATATAATCGTCCCAGCAAGCGAACTCATCATCTGCCAAATGCTCCAAAAGTGGGAAGCCATCGCTATCGTACGGATTACTTTTTAAGTACTCTACTATTTCTTTCCTCATGGTTTCAGGAGATCTCAAAATGCCTAGTCTCTTTGCCTGATGCGATAGTGCAGCAAATTGGCAATTGCCATCTCCAAGAGGATTGTAGACCAATTTAAAACCCTGATCTTCAATAGCCTTTGCATAATCGTCTCTTCTCATAGGTATGTAATACTTTTTGtagtggtcaatttttttctttttagacagCTTGGcgcatttttgtttctgtttttctcgcTCTAGTGTTATGCTTGTGATATCGTCCACGGTGAcccatttcctttcttcctttcctgAAAGCGGTGAGGTGTATGAAACCTTATAGGTATGCAACTTGATCTTACGTTTCTCGATACGACCCTCCGTCACATGCCGTTTATTCGATGGTTTCCCTCGCAAACGTATCTACACTTTTTCTCCGATGCTGTAAACCGAGGGCAGATTTAAGCGAAGTTGTGCTCGCTGCATCCGCTTGTCACATCTGCTCGTGGCTCTTTTTGCTTGCTTTCGTAATTTCAAAGTTTGCCGGGAACGCCGATTACGGTCATTGTTAGTTGGGCGAACCCTCCCAGCGCTAGGAAGGATTTCGTCTTGTAATCTGCTCTCTCTAAAGGCGTTGCACTTTCGTGCAAAGTATATTTCGAATGGTGTTTTGTAAGCTATTACTTCCTTAGGGTCGTTATTTAGAATTCTTTGATAACGAGGGAGCTGTTTCGCCCAGTTTACACCGTCTTGACCCATTTTTTGAAGGTCATATTCCATCTTGGATCTTAGTGTCCTGTGGCAACGTTCCACCTTGCCTTGTGATTGGGGATGGCGCGGGCGactgtaaatcaattttatattcatgcgatcgcaaagtaatttcaaagctttcttGAACTCCCCTCCTTGGTCGCACTGTATTATTTCTGGCGATCCATGTTCCATATAAATAGATTCCAATTCACTTGCAATAACCTGGCTTGATTTGCTTTCCAAAGGACGAAGCCAAAGGAAACGGCTGAAAACATCAATCACTGTTAGAACGTATCTGTAAAAATGTCCATTCATCTTCACGGATTCTCTTTTGCTCATATCCATCAAATCTATTTGGTGCCTAACATGAACATCTCTGGCTCTGATAGGTTTCAGCTTCGCCTTATTAAGAAACTTAGCATTTCGGCGATAATGACTTTTGTCCGTGTTTAGAATGGTTTGTATTTTAGCTCGACTTACTCCTAAAAAGTTGTCCCTCAGTGAGCAAGCCAACTTCACCGCACCAGATCCTTTCGTCCTTTCAAATTCTTCAACCACTACTTTGTTAACCTCTGATGATTTTAACAGTCGCCGCCCCTCGTAATAAAGTGCCTTATCACCATGGTCTGCTTTCACTGATATCTTTCCGCTGGCTCTCCAGTATCGCACAGCAGCTGCACGCATTGCTCTCGTCCGTTCTTTCACCGGTGGTTGTGCCTTGCCTTCAACAAGGTCAAGCAGTGCTTCATGAACGTCGTCTGCTAAAACAGAGGGTTTCCGATTCCCTTCAAAGTTTTCACGATCTTTATGGGCCACAGACCTATCCCACAATGATGCTAGTAATGCTAAAATCATAACAGCTAAAACAATAAATCTCATGTTGAATCAATGCAAGCACTAGCGTTCCACATTCGATCTAGATCTTAAAGAAAACTGCCGGAATATTTCACAGGCTTGTGAAATGTTTATCAGTCGGATCCGCACTCAAGAATTTTTCCACACTCAGTTCAACCAATCAATTCAACGTTGCTGGGCAAATCTTTGTGTTACTGCCAGTTATTTTGAAACTGGAAAGTTAAGCGCTTTACGTGCATGTTATTCTCATAGTGCTAATTCAGTAGAAGAAAAGTccgtttttttaattctttaaatcaATTAGTATACCGTTAAAAAACAGCTCACACGATTAGTTGTACTCACATCTCGGAGAAAGCAAGGGAACAAATTTTTGCGTGAGTTTTTGGGGACCGGGACATCATTTACAGCCTTCAACATAAACAACGATTTTTAATGTTCATTATAAATCACTCGTTTGACTGTTTCCGGCCTTATATAAAACGTAATCGAGCAACAAGTATGCGCTAAAAAGACCTGTTGCTTATTTCGAATTGCAGTACTACCTCTTCCATAGGAACCTTTTTCCgttccttttaattttgaagctcAAAAATTTTGCATCAGTGAGCTCGTTCATGACATGCACCAGATTTTTGTTAAGTGTCTGTTTTGTGATTGGCAATCTGAGCCGGTGATTTGTGATGATGTACTGGTCAGTAACTTCTTTGCATTTACACCTGTTAAATGTAAGTCACTGAGTATATGATTCGATGGAGACACATGCAATACCTTATTCGTTTGTCGGATTTGTTGCTGGCATTTCAAGATCAGGAGAACATCATTGTCCCACTTTTGTTCTCTCGAGGAGAACAATTATTTTGTCCATATTCATATACTCAGGGAGATATTCGAGAATTTTAAAGTAACAACCCTCTAGAGTGCTGTCACGAGATCCgaattggtaaacaaaatgtGCATGCTAAGAAGGTCTATGCAggcatggaaagaaaaaaaaaattgtagccCAGCCTGCAAATTGTCCGACCTACAAGTCAGCGGACTCCCTTGTCCaagtttgtaatttggtttatgaCTTGTTAAGTCCATTACCGATCACACATGTATAATGTTAtccaatttttccaaaatttattgTACCTAAGAGTCTGAGCCAGTGACATATGAAGAGGTTTTGGTCAGCGTACTCATTATTTTGTCAGCTGTCATTTGatgccattttttttatcagtataaCGGTTTGCGGCCAATGCTTCTCGacttatgtctagcaagtaaaaagacgctgatcggtatcagcgagcccgtaatgagacatgtatactggtcagcggtttttggtgcaacagctgtcacttcaacatctcaatgtggatgtccgccgtaacaacaatgcactgaaggagttatacgattgcattggaggctaATTACACTTAGggccaaatgttattacatttaggactttattacatttaggaccaaatgttattacatttaggactttattacatttaggaccaaatgttattacatttaggactttattacatttaggacagttattacatttaggccttcaacacCCTCCACCTGTTCCCATTCGGGCACCTGTACTCAGTGCTGAATAGGTGTGACCCCTTCACGTTATTCCATTTCTCTCCCCTCCAGCGGAAGGAGAACACTCCTCTTTCTTCCAAAATCCATCTCGGTTTGGctctctgaaatgaaaccgaatTTTCAGTTCATGTTCATGTGATatcttttctcattatttttataattctaGCGTCTCACCTTGAAATGCATTAGGCCCCGCAGACGCTGGACCTCCCCTTCCTGCAGAACACTGTGGGTGGCGGCTGCATTTGTCGAGTGCTGTGGCATGTTCTTCTGCTTTATTATGGCAGTGCAGCCAGTCACCGCACAGCGGACCGCTCTTTCTGAGCACTCGCTTAAGTGCAGTGTTAAGTGGAGCctgcaaaataatcaaaataaggaCCAGGGATGAGCTGGCTAGTGAAACTTTTGGATATTTTGTTGGCCTTAAATAACCATTTGACTGttgatttcttaattaaacCGACAATATCTTACCGTGGAAGGCTTGTTCCGCAGCTTAGTGGGCACAGTACCCTCTTATTTGAGCAAAGGGAAGCAGTATGCTCCTCGAAAGATTCCCTGGTAATTTTTCTACCGCATTGCTGGCAAGGGAGTTTGTGCTTTGCACATTGCGCAGTGTGTGCTGCCATCCTCTCCCTTGCCACTAACTCTCCACAGCCATCATTGGCACACGCcgtttgaaattttccacacGTTTTCAAGTGCTGCTCGTGCtcgtgaaattttcctttccatagACAGCCGCTCTTATTACACTTGACATTAAAGTCTCCAATGATATCGTTGAGTGCGACATTGACGTGGAGGGTACCGTCTGTTCCGATCGGTGCTTTACAAAGTGGGCATTTGGGGAAAGTCTCAATGCCTATGAGTGTCGCGAGGCAGTGTCGACAGCCCGAATGCCCACATGCCAGAGTGACAGGCTTAACCATTGTCGATaggcttcaaagtaaaagataatCAAGAGAGTTTAGtacatttccttacaaaacTAGTATTGATAAGTCAAGTAATTCCTTCAAAGAGGTCCCTGCTAGCAAGGAATTCAgttcaaacagctacaattGTAAAAGTTGTCGAAGGAAAGTGGAATTTAACCATGGAACAATGATTCATAACTCAGAGTCAAAACAAAC from Pocillopora verrucosa isolate sample1 chromosome 14, ASM3666991v2, whole genome shotgun sequence carries:
- the LOC136278312 gene encoding TNF receptor-associated factor 5-like, which gives rise to MTVDNEDVEVAVDVAGTGAMDDEDVEVAVDRHLSTMVKPVTLACGHSGCRHCLATLIGIETFPKCPLCKAPIGTDGTLHVNVALNDIIGDFNVKCNKSGCLWKGKFHEHEQHLKTCGKFQTACANDGCGELVARERMAAHTAQCAKHKLPCQQCGRKITRESFEEHTASLCSNKRVLCPLSCGTSLPR